A window from Drosophila kikkawai strain 14028-0561.14 chromosome 2L, DkikHiC1v2, whole genome shotgun sequence encodes these proteins:
- the LOC108078487 gene encoding transmembrane protein 223 yields the protein MSNLLHFALRQSASSIKRLSLQSLRLTVPALVSKSPVLPTIKRFSSQAAPFDVSTSVSKDIILFKYENPRFYKMLNFFGVCQFVFWTYLSHFAFTTLKDAPVVENPGDDLKWYQRINLGDNKYRNGITACSFLIGYGILFAVWMFTLRSVRFLILRKGGQSVSFVTYGPFNRNRIMTVPLKCVSAEESRSMARVQLPIKVKGKTLYYVLDMRGEFRNPQLFDYTAGLKRRI from the exons atgagCAACCTCCTGCATTTTGCCCTGCGGCAAAGCGCCAGTTCAATCAAAAGGCTTAGTCTTCAAAGTCTAAGACTCACAGTTCCGGCTCTCGTTAGCAAATCACCGGTCTTACCCACGATTAAGAGGTTCTCCTCCCAAGCGGCCCCCTTCGATGTGAGCACCAGTGTTTCGAAGGACATAATactatttaaatatgaaaacccgCGCTTCTACAAGATGCTGAACTTCTTCGGAGTCTGCCAGTTTGTCTTTTGGACTTATCTCTCGCATTTTGCCTTCACAACGTTGAAGGATGCCCCTGTGGTGGAGAACCCTGGTGATGATTTGAAGTGGTACCAGCGTATAAATTTGGGGGACAACAAGTACAGAAACGGGATTACTGCCTGCAGTTTCCTGATAG GATATGGCATTCTGTTTGCTGTCTGGATGTTCACCCTTCGATCTGTGCGGTTCCTTATCCTGCGAAAGGGTGGTCAAAGCGTTTCTTTTGTAACCTACGGACCCTTTAACCGCAATCGCATTATGACAGTGCCTTTAAAGTGCGTCTCCGCCGAGGAATCGCGGAGCATGGCCCGGGTGCAACTGCCCATTAAGGTCAAGGGTAAAACGCTTTACTATGTCCTGGATATGCGCGGCGAGTTCCGGAATCCGCAACTATTTGACTACACAGCGGGCCTTAAGCGTCGCATTTAA
- the LOC108078541 gene encoding activating transcription factor 7-interacting protein 1, with amino-acid sequence MMEVSQNMEMKELPTEGALMRTISSDHGSDEEPLSTPAIANKSSSRTSRDEAGLSDLTNGHDLPIQDVGKSITATEGQERNAGNDLDALLDKISSIVDCSPKNLDDLNSPDKSEECESVSAKEKTADIEDGKVEEAEKEVFEECENKNVELQLELESEKGIEEVIEENENCTPDKEKVVEDIGEGCSDVQEKEIEEVDALPEAEEENTSKIPTKLNTSKEDVFEDALDNISSSDEFDAFGSQDSKKAEPSKQPAPEKKPSVAEDLEEISSDEENISKVEEGEKPDKTEKHPDEDVIDLDSSNECVVCETSTEVKESEAVTEDTEAVTEDTEAVTEDTEAVTEDTVSESKGDSEAEVITVVEGADTCTEDKEVEAATKGPEVVTEVSKEEVKETTVEESGESFPDSDLGLRQEKIPTETEGSKEEALKSAEEPLEAMLVDDEEPRTDPKEVGTEHNECRTQTQEMNDTTIDDLLMEVDKASFESKEKNKSKDDEEPVVIPENDDKPTVNGEKKKSKEDDDEPVVISENDSELKVNGVFENSSENKIDKIEIDKDVSKEKIIPGKETKENESDDEVIFFEPIEKIKPQDTAVDPAKEDIPKTKMDKDDDVVLVSEDEDDEPSPTPTEKEPVKISEKETASGMLPTEIQESATSKGLLVDNTDNACDQFDKPKTHDKLKSTATEDGNSNSSSSNLLRPAETTEQPQSKRLRLSLDDKQNLNPEVDAESLSKPGSEEEDKKLIAKRSHDLVECSPVQGNEEIPNKKLKTDDSDSNSSSDTLQIDLDAKDEAVDDKPAELIKPLDEKDPKLELNPKPEIKSDVKPLRLEFLKNFRKSFDTLTRDDLEELVLQKVVEAMLVKSEFADIRTQLDKCEGTLAAYRRKIAEVSKQFLDLDTVHKRVLKDLESKNSHFTAPVRITRAVGLQVGIPFKAMKPTVAVQDQSHAAGSMLAPPSGTPPKASTSPMRSPMKPRAMPSGPAPVPVTATITNPSTSPSPNLQQQPRSNANFGQPLAAATAGSQPVRRGCLQKITPQRPNPGASASQASNQSNSHRLQASPPTGGLTRGMHASKHTGSTTGMASSAVVAAAAAKAAAMRQRNATNASSSASASVSAYMAQKQQQKQQLQQQQQQYQTHRPGAASSSSSGLGPSPSKQAPKCTTTVHSQAPPISGATVSVPMSSAGASVSGSYGQQQQPSLATAKPKEKAVIDLTDEDDAAAAAAAAAAQAAQEMQASIEANARLRLAQNNAVKRNAQVAAASRGSTGGRGGRGGGNVVRQSPMQLARVNARQIVQNNGGGQRTSLGSNITMQIRSENTPPAASRLRYSHPAPLPTSPAQPFNPAWKMPPSRPVIRISLLDTGIVISWTLEDMSTRYAECVTYQIYAYQETIHEPSTDSWRHVGDVKAMLLPMAVTLNQFQENQRYYFAVRGVDDHQRFGPFSMPKTWP; translated from the exons atgatggaagtAAGCCAGAACATGGAAATGAAGGAACTGCCGACAGAGGGCGCTTTAATGCGAACTATATCCTCGGACCACGGCAGTGATGAGGAACCCCTCTCCACCCCTG ctaTTGCCAACAAATCGAGTAGCCGAACGTCCAGGGATGAAGCCGGCCTTAGTGATTTGACAAATGGTCATGATTTACCAATCCAAGATGTTGGTAAATCAATAACAGCCACGGAAGGGCAGGAACGCAATGCGGGCAACGACTTGGATGCCCTGCTGGACAAAATAAGCTCCATTGTGGACTGCAGTCCAAAGAACTTAGACGATTTAAATAGCCCCGATAAAAGCGAGGAATGCGAATCTGTGTCGGCAAAGGAAAAAACAGCTGACATTGAAGATGGAAAAGTAGAAGAAGCAGAGAAAGAAGTGTTCGAGgaatgtgaaaataaaaacgtgGAGCTGCAATTGGAGCTTGAATCCGAAAAGGGAATTGAAGAGGTTATTGAAGAAAACGAGAATTGCACTCCAGATAAAGAAAAAGTAGTAGAAGATATCGGAGAAGGCTGTTCGGATGTTCAAGAGAAAGAAATAGAGGAAGTGGATGCTTTGCCCGAAGCAGAGGAAGAAAATACTTCCAAAATACCAACTAAACTAAACACCTCCAAGGAGGATGTGTTTGAGGATGCCCTAGACAACATTTCTAGCTCGGATGAGTTCGATGCATTCGGTTCTCAAGACTCAAAGAAAGCTGAACCAAGCAAACAGCCGGCCCCTGAAAAAAAGCCGTCGGTAGCTGAAGATCTTGAAGAGATCTCCTCCGATGAAGAAAACATCTCTAAGGTTGAAGAAGGCGAAAAACCAGACAAGACCGAAAAACACCCAGATGAGGACGTCATAGACTTAGATTCCTCGAATGAGTGTGTAGTGTGTGAAACTTCAACGGAGGTCAAGGAATCTGAAGCCGTAACGGAGGACACGGAAGCTGTAACGGAGGACACGGAAGCCGTAACGGAGGACACGGAAGCCGTAACGGAGGACACGGTTTCAGAATCCAAAGGTGATTCGGAAGCAGAAGTCATTACGGTGGTCGAGGGGGCGGATACCTGCACAGAGGATAAGGAAGTGGAAGCTGCAACCAAGGGTCCAGAAGTAGTTACAGAAGTTTCGAAAGAGGAGGTTAAAGAGACAACTGTTGAAGAATCTGGGGAATCTTTCCCTGATTCGGATCTTGGACTCCGTCAAGAAAAAATCCCTACAGAAACTGAAGGGTCAAAAGAAGAGGCCCTGAAGTCAGCAGAAGAGCCATTAGAGGCCATGTTAGTAGATGACGAGGAACCAAGAACAGATCCTAAGGAGGTTGGTACTGAGCATAATGAGTGTCGAACGCAAACCCAAGAAATGAACGACACCACTATAGACGATCTTCTAATGGAGGTCGACAAAGCTTCCTTTGAGAGCAAGgagaaaaacaaatcaaaagaTGATGAGGAACCAGTGGTTATCCCAGAGAACGATGATAAACCAACGGTTAATGGGGAGAAAAAGAAATCGAAagaggatgatgatgaacCAGTGGTTATCTCCGAGAACGATAGTGAACTCAAGGTTAATGGGGTGTTCGAAAACTCAagcgaaaataaaattgataaaataGAGATAGATAAAGATGTGTCAAAGGAGAAAATCATTCCTGGAAAAGAAACCAAAGAAAACGAGTCTGATGACGAGGTAATTTTCTTCGAACCTATAGAAAAGATAAAGCCGCAGGACACTGCCGTAGACCCAGCGAAAGAGGACATACCCAAAACTAAAATGGACAAAGATGACGATGTCGTCCTAGTGTCCGAAGATGAGGATGACGAACCGTCGCCTACGCCAACTGAGAAGGAACCCGTCAAAATTTCCGAAAAGGAAACTGCTTCCGGAATGCTTCCCACGGAAATTCAAGAATCGGCTACTAGCAAGGGCCTACTGGTGGACAATACCGATAATGCGTGCGATCAGTTTGACAAACCAAAAACCCACGATAAGTTAAAGTCCACTGCCACGGAGGATGGGAACAGTAACTCTAGCAGTAGTAATCTTTTAAGGCCAGCCGAGACTACCGAACAACCACAGTCAAAGCGACTTCGCCTCAGTCTCGATGACAAACAGAACTTAAACCCCGAGGTAGATGCAGAGTCTCTTTCAAAACCCGGCAGCGAGGAGGAAGATAAGAAATTAATTGCGAAGCGGAGCCACGATCTTGTGGAATGTAGTCCGGTTCAGGGGAACGAGGAGATACCCAATAAAAAACTTAAGACTGATGATTCCGACTCGAATAGTTCCAGTGACACGCTCCAAATTGATCTAGATGCGAAAGACGAAGCAGTGGATGATAAACCAGCGGAATTGATCAAACCGCTGGATGAAAAGGACCCCAAACTGGAGTTGAACCCAAAGCCGGAAATTAAATCGGATGTTAAGCCGCTTCGACTAGAGTTCTTGAAGAACTTCCGCAAGAGTTTTGATACCTTGACCCGCGATGATTTGGAGGAGTTGGTGCTGCAAAAGGTCGTTGAGGCAATGCTGGTCAAGAGTGAGTTTGCCGATATCCGCACACAGCTGGACAAGTGCGAGGGTACACTGGCCGCCTATCGACGAAAGATCGCCGAGGTGTCCAAGCAGTTCCTCGACTTAGACACGGTGCACAAGCGCGTGCTGAAGGACCTGGAAAGCAAAAACTCGCACTTCACCGCTCCGGTACGTATAACTCGGGCTGTTGGCCTGCAGGTGGGAATCCCCTTCAAAGCCATGAAGCCAACGGTCGCCGTGCAGGATCAGTCGCATGCTGCGGGCAGTATGCTGGCGCCACCCAGTGGAACACCTCCGAAGGCCAGCACCTCTCCGATGCGATCACCAATGAAACCCAGGGCAATGCCTTCTGGACCTGCACCTGTGCCAGTAACTGCCACAATCACCAACCCTTCTACCAGCCCAAGTCCCAACCTCCAGCAGCAACCTCGATCCAATGCCAACTTTGGTCAACCACTGGCTGCGGCGACTGCTGGCTCGCAACCAGTGCGCAGGGGCTGCCTGCAGAAGATCACTCCGCAGCGCCCGAACCCGGGGGCTTCCGCGTCACAAGCCAGCAATCAGTCAAACTCGCACCGCCTGCAGGCCTCACCGCCGACCGGGGGCCTTACGAGAGGCATGCACGCGTCCAAACACACAGGATCCACTACGGGTATGGCATCATCTGCAGTCGttgcggctgcggcggctAAAGCAGCTGCCATGCGGCAGCGGAATGCCACGAACGCCTCCTcatccgcctccgcctccgttTCCGCTTATATGGCACAGAAGCAacaacagaagcagcagctccagcaacaacagcaacagtatCAAAC ACATCGGCCTGGAGCTGCTTCCAGTTCCAGCTCTGGACTCGGTCCCAGTCCATCCAAACAAGCTCCCAAGTGCACGACGACTGTCCATTCGCAGGCACCGCCAATTTCCGGGGCCACCGTGTCGGTGCCGATGTCATCTGCCGGAGCAAGCGTCTCTGGATCCTACggccaacagcaacagcccAGCTTGGCGACGGCTAAGCCTAAGGAGAAGGCCGTCATCGATCTGACAGACGAGGATGatgcagcggcagcggcagcggcagcagcggcacaaGCTGCTCAGGAAATGCAGGCATCCATCGAGGCGAACGCTCGTCTGCGCTTGGCGCAAAATAATGCGGTCAAGAGGAATGCCCAGGTGGCAGCTGCGTCGAGAGGTTCAACCGGAGGCCGAGGAGGTCGTGGTGGCGGGAATGTGGTGCGGCAATCCCCCATGCAATTAGCGCGGGTAAACGCTCGCCAAATTGTTCAAAACAACGGAGGAG GTCAGCGAACTTCTTTGGGCTCGAATATAACCATGCAGATACGCTCCGAGAATACCCCGCCAGCTGCCTCACGCCTAAGGTACTCGCATCCGGCACCACTGCCCACGTCGCCCGCCCAGCCCTTCAATCCTGCTTGGAAAATGCCGCCGTCGCGTCCTGTAATCCGTATTAGTCTGCTGGACACAGGGATCGTAATCTCCTGGACGCTAGAGGACATGAGTACGCGGTACGCAGAGTGCGTTACCTACCAGATCTATGCGTATCAGGAGACGATCCACGAGCCCAGCACGGACAGCTGGCGACATGTTGGCGATGTCAAAGCTATGCTGCTACCAATGGCTGTGACACTAAACCAGTTCCAGGAGAACCAGCGATACTATTTCGCAGTGCGTGGAGTGGACGATCACCAGCGATTCGGGCCGTTTAGTATGCCCAAAACCTGGCCGTAA
- the LOC108078493 gene encoding uncharacterized protein produces the protein MLKNTTPNKKVHDTKDEDANPSDQTTNREPANTSETKAAHAGLPTVPKRSCDNVQDNGGPNKKFKTDDKDKQLIDQNFGQCIGNIRYQAMTRRELEDLVVRKVIEEEKAKCEFAHVRKQLVKTQIKLAIYRRKIAEVSNHFHGLDSMERQNSHGIAPVGTTQAAGQKAAVLVKCQAHAADSMLPPSSGIPPKVAPSNRPITDKQARKWTNKGFAVKAEPTKAPIMENDRLGQAANIALKKTGQSGGRRASI, from the coding sequence ATGCTAAAGAACACAACTCCAAATAAAAAAGTCCATGACACCAAGGATGAGGATGCAAATCCTTCGGATCAAACAACCAATAGGGAACCCGCCAACACTTCTGAAACGAAAGCAGCTCACGCAGGACTTCCCACTGTTCCTAAGCGGAGCTGCGATAATGTTCAAGATAATGGTGGTCCCAATAAGAAGTTCAAGACGGACGACAAGGATAAACAATTGATTGACCAAAACTTTGGACAGTGTATAGGAAACATCCGCTATCAGGCCATGACCCGACGTGAACTTGAGGATCTGGTAGTGCGAAAGGTGATCGAGGAAGAGAAGGCCAAGTGTGAGTTCGCGCATGTTCGCAAACAGTTGGTCAAGACCCAGATAAAACTGGCCATCTATCGACGTAAGATTGCGGAGGTGTCCAATCACTTCCACGGATTGGATTCAATGGAAAGACAGAACTCGCACGGCATCGCTCCGGTAGGTACAACTCAGGCTGCCGGACAAAAGGCTGCCGTACTCGTAAAGTGCCAGGCGCATGCTGCGGACAGTATGTTGCCGCCATCCAGTGGAATCCCTCCCAAGGTGGCACCCTCGAACCGACCCATAACAGACAAACAAGCTCGCAAATGGACTAATAAGGGTTTCGCAGTGAAGGCAGAGCCGACAAAGGCGCCTATCATGGAGAACGATCGTCTGGGCCAGGCCGCAAATATTGCCTTGAAGAAGACTGGCCAGTCGGGAGGAAGGCGGGCATCCATCTga
- the Nop10 gene encoding H/ACA ribonucleoprotein complex subunit 3, whose translation MYLMYTINENGDRVYTLKKRTEDGRPTLSAHPARFSPEDKYSRHRITIKKRFGLLLTQKPEPIY comes from the exons ATGTATCTGATGTACACAATTAACGAGAACGGCGACCGTGTTTACACCCTGAAG AAGCGCACAGAGGATGGCCGCCCAACATTGTCCGCTCATCCGGCACGCTTCTCTCCAGAGGATAAGTACTCCCGGCACCGAATTACCATCAAGAAGCGCTTCGGACTCCTCCTCACCCAGAAACCAGAGCCCATCTACTAA